The genomic window AGACGCAAGGCAAAAAACCAAAGCCAACGCCACCATGATCTTCGTGCCCCCGGCGTTTGCCGCCGATGCGATTTTAGAAGCCGCCGACGCAGGCATCGAACTTATTATTTGTATTGCCGAAGGAATCCCGACCAGCGACATGATCGAAGTCCATCGTTATCTGCAAAATTCCGATTCCCGTCTTGTGGGTCCCAACTGCCCCGGAGTGATTTCTCCCGGTAAAGCCAAGATCGGCATCATGCCCGCGCACATTCACAAAAAGGGCAACGTCGGCATCATCTCCAGAAGCGGAACCCTGACCTACGAATGCGTGGGGCAGTTGACCGCACTCGGCATCGGCCAGTCCACCTGCGTGGGCATCGGCGGCGACCCGATCATTGGAACCACGTTCATCGACGCTCTGGCCTTATTCAATAAAGACCGCGGCACCAAAGCCATCTGCATGATCGGCGAAATCGGCGGGTCGGCGGAAGACGAAGCGGCTTACTTCATCAAAAAGAATGTCAAAAAACCCGTGGTCGGGTTCATCGCAGGGCAGACCGCGCCTCCCGGACGGCGCATGGGACATGCAGGCGCAATCATCTCCGGCGGCCAGGGAACCGCTGAAGAAAAAATGAAGATCATGAAGAAATGCGGCATCAAAGTGGTTAAAAGCCCCGCTGATTTGGGCAAAACCATCCAGAAGGTTTTGTAAAAAAGTCCTCCTACCTACTCTTGGCTATCATGATATTTTTTGAGCGGTCAGCCCTGGCTCACGTGCCAAAAGCTCTCGGATGGGGGATAGATCGGGAAGGCCCAAGGTTTCTGATATAGCATCATCAATTCTTTTGCGGGTTTGATCCTGATCAAGCCTTGCGATAGCTTCCAGACTTTCCTCGGCAAGATCGTCATATACAGCTGCTAATGCATTCAAATTTTCAGAATCAAGGGCGCGCACATCAAGAACTGGCATGCTCGTCCAAGCAGGTTTTTTCATTTGCATCCAGGCACTGCGTGTTATAACACGTCGACCAAAGTACATTAATAAGGACGGCGAACTATTGAGCCACAAAATTAAAGCCTTTTCGTGCTGTTCATTTAAGGATTGCCCTTTCAACGCCCACCAAGTATTTCCAAGAACTTCTGTATCAAAACGGATAGCAATAACGCGGTGCGTCACAGGCCATAAACGTTCCGCAATCAAAATACGCCCGGCTTTTGACCATACCGAATTTGCCTTTTTAATTGTTTTCCGCCCTTTGGCCGGTTTTGTCCGCTCTAGTAAATGAGCGTTAGCTGATTGCCCAAGGCAATATACCTTATTTGCTTCATGGCCCCAGAATGCCGGATAAGAGGACCAAGTATCCGTGGAAATTTCAAAAGCATCATGAATATCCCGGCGATCATATCCAAGTTCTCCGAGGTCCCCAAGTTTGCATATTGATAAAGCCTCAGACTCCTGGCAGCCTGGAACCACTAACCTCCCATTCTGCAGGTTCCAAAAGCTTCGCAACAACTGGGTCTGCGCAAAAAGAGCTCCCGTCCAGTTCTCTTCAGTTTTTGCGGGGGGCATTGTTACCATCTCCCCCAATTTTGTTGCACTCGACCTGATAGTGGTCAAACCCAAATCTTCAACAGACACTGGTTCTGTTGTGTGCTCGATACGGTTGGCTAAATCAAGAGCCTCATGGATGGTATGCGGATTTCTCCATAAATTGATATAAGTCGTTCGCTCAGCCTCTTCTTTGCCTTCCCGTTTTCGAGCAATAAACAAAATCTCGGAAAGGTCTGTGTTCTCTGAAAAGTTGGGCCGCTCTGCATCATGACTCGCAATGACCGTTTCTAAATGATAACTATTGGCAATCAACTTACGTGTCGCTCCCCAAGCTTCGCCAGATACAAGTGCGGCAGGCAATACGAAAGCAAGACGGCCGCCCTTTTCCAGATGGCGATCCCCAAGCGCGACGAACACACTTCCGAGTCCAGCAGTTGCACTGGCACCAATTTTTTTTACCTGCTTCTTTAGCTCAGATTGCAGTGATCCACGTTCATCTGGAAGAGAACCAAACAATAAATTGCCACCGACACTTCTGACAAAAGGCGGATTCATCACGCATAAATTCAACTTAGGAACTTTTGCGTTCGTGGCAACACTCGAAGATGCCCCGGTCCGAACCGACTCGACGGCGGAGTAGTCTAACGCAACTTGGGTTTGGACCTCGTTGGTTGTAAGGAATTCAAGACTTCCAAGTCTTGGAACGCTATGATCTAGCCCCATAGGCATTACGTAAAGGTTCATGCGGACGAAAGCCACTTCAGGTGCAAGAATGGCCAGGGTTGAAGCTGTAAGATGTACCGCAGATGGCAAAACGTCATAACCGTATAGAACATTCTCCATCAATGTTCGATGAAGGGTTCTAAGATCAACCGGACTGAGGGACCTATTGGTTTCTGCTCGAAGCTTAATATACTTATCGGAAAGAGCTTGGGCCGTTGCCATTAGCAAAGTGCCTGTACCACAAGCCAAGTCACCAACTTTAAAAGATGCCAACTCCACTGGGTCGCCAAAATCCCTATTCCAAGGTTTTGCAAGGGCCAGCTTAAGAAGCAAAGTCGCGGATGATACAGACGTATAGTAGGTTCCAAGGAATTTTGCGTGATGAAGTAACCAGTGGTAGATTCGGCCCATCAGGTCATGACGAAGGGCCGATTGCTGGGCGCATATCGTTTTGGATTTCTCTAGCAAGGACCGCACTGCCTGTAGGGTATTAGAACTTAAAGGAAGCTCATCTAGAACACGTCCGCCGAGCTGAAATATAGGAACATAGTTGATGTTTTCCCAAATCCAGCGCCAATGCTCATTGGTTGCAGAAACTATGTCCTTTTCCTTATCCAGTTTGTTAAGGGAACTGATCCGGCGATCTGTGTGAGCTAGCTGCTCCTGGAAAATAAAAGCGTTTGCCAAAACAAGAGCTGAAACTTTTGCGGAAGTTTCCCGGCGCTCATCAGATTTTGCCGGTTTTTCATCTTTCGTAGGATATATACCGAGGAGATTTGAAAGGCGGTCGCATGCCCCTTCTTGCCCCATCCAAAGCTTTGCAACTCCCACAAGCTGAATGGAAAGAGATTTCGCCATTTTTTCAACAAGATCATCTTCAGTGAGCGCCTCCTGAGCCCGACGCAAAGCATCCATAAGTGAAGCCGGGGTTCCTTCATACCAATCCTCACTCTCACCAACTTCGGAAACAATGCGGTATTTTAATTGGGCTGACTGAAGAACTTCTTCTATTTTGGACGTTGAGGTCGTCCTAAGCTCCAGGGGGTAAACCGCAGCAGCGGCAATATGAGCAATACCGTTTCTTACCCGATTTCGTGCATCATCAAGAACGACTTCATCAGCGTTTGGGTGATCAGCAAATTTACCTTCAATAACGACTCTCAGGCCTCTCATCTGGAATAAAACATCTGGGCGATGCTTGCCATGAACCTGTATTGTCTCGGCATCAGCCGTCACTCCCAGCTTTGAAATCAAAATTGCAAGCTGGGTGTTTACGGCTTCTTCTCTATTTCTGTTTTTTGCCATAAATTTTTTGTTTTACTTTGCGCTCTTTCCAAAAAATCTTGATCCAATTTGGGGAACCATACCATATTTCCTTCCCATTTCACCGACTCACCCAAATATCCCGGTGGGTTTGCCGTCGATGCTTTTTTGATTTTTATCCTGCCAATATTTTTTGATTCCCTCTTCGCCCTTTTTTTCCGCCCATTGTACCAGCACGTCACGCTCGCCAACGAATTCATATAACGGCACGCTGAAACCGCAGGAGGTGGCCAGGCTCTCAATCTCCAATGAAAAAATCTGCCGCGCTCCAGGAACCGCCTGAAAAAGGCTGATGGAAGCCTCCCACTCCGCATCGCGGGGATGAATGGCTGTTGCCTTTCCATAGACACGCAAGACCTGCGGTTTACCTTCAAAGGCGCAAAACATGAGGGTCATACGCTGGCATTCCAGGACATGCGCCGCGGTTTCATTGCCGCTTCCCGTATAGTTCAGCCAGATTATTTTTTTGGGGCCGATCACTCGCAAAGAGTCCATGCCCTTGGGAGAAATATTCACCCGGCCATCCCTTCCCGCCGTCGCGACGAAAAACAGGTGCTGGTTCTTTATAAACTCCAATAGGGTTTCATCCAGTTTCGACATCTGTTCACTCACCACGACCTCTCCATGTTATTGCCAACGGTAACTGTTCCGCCCTGCTCCCGGTCAAACGAATGCGCCGGCATCAAAAATCAGTAAAATTCGGCTGATTTTTCCATCTTTCACTTCAAACCACTGCGCCATCGGGGTGGACACGCCGGGTTTAATGAATTCATAAATTAAACAAGCAGAGGAATCATCTTCAAAAGACCGGATGATTTTGTACTGAAATTCTTTTGGTGGGTCCACTTCTATCGATTTTATATAGTCCTCTGCAGAGTCGAATTGGTAAAAAGGTCCGCTGAACGAAAAGTCGTCGGCCAACAAAGGACGCAACTTCTCAAGATTCTCACCGGGGAAAAAAATATCCATAAATTTTAGAGCCAGCTGAATGGGTTCCATCGTATTGCCTGTTTTGCGTCCTGGCGGCTTAGCGAAAGAAAGACTCCTCACCCTTCTTCCTGATTCTCGGAATTTTCGAAGGAAAGAAATTCCAGTCGGCTCTGGTAGTCCAAAGTGTCGAATTGCCCTCCCTGACGAAAGGAAGCAAAATACAGGTCCGCATAAACCGCTATGATTGCATGCAGAGCGCTGTGGTTATCCATTCCCTGGTCAAGGAGCCGCTTATAGGTTACGGAGACAAAATCCGGCTGTCCGAGGGTGATTTGTTTATCAACAGTCACATGCAAAACCGTGTGCACAAATGGACTGACGATTTGTCCGTCGATTTCCTGCGGATAGGTCGCTAATTCGCCCTGTTTCCAGATTTCATCGAACTCCGGATGCAGATCCATGATGTGGGCGATGCGCTCATCAAGCTCTTCAAAGGTTTTTCCTTCTTCCCGGCCGGCGGCCACCTCAAGGATTCTCACCTGAGTTTCTTTATCAAAATCCATTATCTTGATCCCCTGTAAAAAGGAATTTACTGAACGGCACTAGCATCGCAAAAGGGTACTTTGGAATCCTGCCACCGTGCAATAAATACTGGAATAGTCTGAAAAAAAGTTAGTTAAACGCACTTGAATCAAGGCGTTTCTGAAAAATGCGACCTTCTGTCCTTACCGCCCCCGCCATAAACCATGAACACCCGTTTTCCCTGGCGCATGTGATACTTCGCCCAGGCGGGGGATTCTCCTCCAAAACTGGCATCCGGGTCTTCTCCTTCGGCTTTCAAATAGTCCGGATAATCCAGACCCGCGTCATAAGCATCCATTAAAAGGCATTCTGTGGTGAACCCTTTTCCCTCCAATTTGATCTTACTTAGGAATTCTTCGATCTTTGCGGGATCGTTCAATTCAATAGGGGCCATTATTTTTTCCTGTAAAGTTTATAGATTGGCAATTATTCTGTTTTTATACCTATTAGGATTCCGATAAAGCCATTTGGACTTATCAAAACTTCATAAAATTTAGGTAAATCGCTCATTTTAGGCTATATTAGCATACAGATTCAACGCACCCTCTTCCCAAAAAGGATATGCATAACTAATAAGGAAGAAAAAACATGATTATCCAGGAAAACCTTTTATTAAATCGTGCCGAGCCCAACGGGCTGGGAGGAACTCAATTCCTCTACAAAATAAACGATTATGGCCTGGCCGCCATCAGCAAACCCCAGGAAAATATATCGAATATTCACTGGGAAGTGGATGTCATAAAATACCTCAATGAGAAACCCCTTGAATACGAGGTCTGTCACACCACGGAGCTGGCGGATAAAACATTGAAATTTTATAGTGATAAAACCTTGAACGAATTCCTGCAAAAGGCGTTCGGTTATTTCAACGAACTGAATTTATTGGAAAACATGTTGCCAGAGGATAAGCCTTCCTAAAATGATGAATCAGGGCCTGTTAATGCTTGACAGGGCTTGTGTTTGTTATTTACTATAGGACTCTTTTTCAAGGCGAAATAGCGGTTGGGCTCCTTTAGAGCAAACCTCAATAAATCATAAAGTTAGGAAAAATCCAAGTTAATTTGTATTTCAGCAAGCGCAATCAGTGCTCTGCGGTCAAAAAAATGATATTCACAGGAGACGTAGCATGTCGAACATGAATGCCCAAGCAGAAGGCAAACCGGCGGATTGGGTACCTGCAGGAGATAAACAAAAAATAGTCAGTGCGGAGGAGATGTTTTTCAAACTCCCGCGGGAAACTCATTTCATCACAGGAAGTGAAGCCGCCCGCGAATCGATTCGCAGAGCCAATGTGGACATCGCCATTTCCTATCCCATCACCCCGCAAAGTGAAACCATGCAGCAGGCGGGCTATCTTTACGATGAAGGATACATCAAGGAATATTACCGGGGCGAAGAAGAAATTGGCGTGATGTCAGCAATTTCCGGCGCTTCCCGTGCGGGCGTTCGCTGTTTGACGGCGACCGCGGGTCCGGGTCTCATGCGCGGTATGGAAGCGATCAGTTCCTGGCCGGGAGCGAGGGTCCCCCTTGTACTAATGGATATGTGCCGGGTCATCAACACCCCGCTGGCAATCCAGCCGGACAATATCGAGATGTCTTTTTTAATCAATACGGGCATCCTCCTTCTACACGCTGAAAATCAGCAGGATTTCTATGATTATCCCTTAGCGGCTTTCATGGTTTCTGAAGAAGTGGATGTCACCTTACCTGCTGTGGTATCGGTGGATGGATTTTTTGTGACTCATGCGCGGGGCCAGGTATCCATGACTCCGGAAGAATACAAATTACCGCCGAGAGACGGCTGGCGGGCAGCGATACCGGCAATGGACAATGAAAATCCTCCGGCCCGGTTGTCTCGGGATGCGCCCATTCAGAAGAGTAATTTTATCAGCTATCACATGCATTCCAGTTGGCAGCAGGAAGTTTTTGCCGCTGTTGAGCGTTCTGCAAAATATTTCAGGAAATATCTCAACGGTTTGGTCGAAGTGGTCAATCCCGGAGCGGAAGATTTCATCATCGCCTCCGGAGCCGCCGCTTCACAGGCGCGGGAAGCGGTCCGCCAAGAGGGAGAAAAAGGCCGCAAGGTAGGGTTGGTTAAAATCAAATCCATTCGCCCCTTCCCGCATGCGGAACTGGTTGAAGCGGTCAAGGATGCCAAACGAATTTTGATTCCTGAGTTCAACCAGGCGGGTTGGATGCACAAGGAGGTTTGTGCAACCCTGTATGGCAGGTGTAAGGCAATCATTTCCGCAGGACCGAGAGTTTACGGCGGCATGACCATGCCTACCGAAATGATTCTCGAGTGGCTGGAAAAAACCAGAAAAGACAACCCCTGATGACTCGGGGCTGAAAATTCCGCCTTCCAGCAACAGCGGAAGGTTATCTGGAATCAATCAAACCAGATGATTCTAGTTAAATTAGTTCAGACGGTGTATTATGAAGTTGTTTAGATTCACTCAATACCTACTAATAAACCTGTAACACATATAAAAAGGATGAAACCATGTCTTTTGAAACTCTAAGACCTTCACCCGCTTTAAAAGAATTTCTTCCAATCGAATACAAGGATCTCGTTGAGAATGGCCCCTACGGCAAAAATAAAAAAGTGACCGACATGGGGAAATTCAAGGAAGTTCTTGAAGAGCATCCCATGTGCGCAGGCTGTGCAATGACTTTGTTTATCCGCTTGATGTACATTGGTATGCCCAACCCCGAGCATACCATTGTCGTCGGTACGGCAGGGTGTGGTCGTTTGGCCTTGTCCCAGGCTTCGGTTCCATTTATTTACGGGAACTATGGCGACACCAACGCAGTTGCTTCCGGCCTGAAACGCGGTTTGGAAATTCGATTCCCAAATCAGTTCAAGGATATTGTTGTTTGCGCCGGTGATGGCGGCCTGGTCGATATCGGATTCCAGGGCCTGATGCACAGCTGGTTCCGTCATGAGAAATTCGCTACCGTATTGCTGGACAACGAAGTTTATGGAAACACCGGTGGACAGGAAAGCGGCATGACCAATCAGGGAAAAGTTCTAAAAATGGCTCCGCGCGGAAAAAAAGACGAAAAAATGGACGTGATAGGGTTGGCCAAGGTTGCCAAGCTCGATTACATCGCTCGCCTCGCACCGACCAATCCGGCGCGTGTCGCCCGCACCATTCGGCGCTCCATTCTTATCGCCAGAGAGTTCGGAGCTACCTATGTTCAGGCCTATACTTCCTGCAACATCGAGTACTCCATCCCGACTCCGGATGTCATGAAGGACGCTTTTGAAATTGAAAAAGACCGTTATGGGTTTGAAGAGATCATTTCTGATCGAGCCAAAGAGTATTTGAAAGAAATTGAAGGCAAAGACAAGAAAAAGAAAGCAAAAAAATAAAGGAGGCAAGTAATAATGTCTGTCAAACGCTATAACGTTCGAATGGCGGGAATCGGAGGTCAGGGTGTGGTGACCGCCTCTCATATTATCAGTAATGGAGTGGTTATTTCCGGTGGACACAGTTCCCTCGTTCCGTTTTTCGGTTCCGAAAAACGAAACGCGCCGGTAGAAAGCTATGTCAGGATTTCCAGCGATGTTATTTACGAGATTGGCGAAATCATCTTCCCGAATGTGATCATGATTTTCCATCCCTCGGTCATCACTCTGGGTAAATCCTACACCATGCCGTTTTATACCGGGTTGAAAAAAGACGGAATCATTATAATCAACAGCCGGACGCCCATTCCTTTCAGTAAGGATGAGCAGAAGGAAATGGATGATATGGAGGCGAAACTCTACTATCTCCCGGCAACTGAAATTGCCAACGATGTTGCAAAAACCGAGCTCGCCACCAACATGGCGATGTGCGGTGCCATTGCCGCCGTTTTTGGAATGCCAGATCTGGGTTCCCTTGCCGCTTCGGTTAAAGACCGGTTCATCGGTAAAGGGATCGTCGTGTCCGGCGGAACGGCCGCCCTTGACAGCGCTATTGAGAAAAAGTTCGCTAAAAAACAGAAACTTCTGGAAGCCAATATGAAAACTCTGGAAGCCAGCTACAAATACATGATGGACAAAGGGTGGGCGCACCCGGATGCGAAGTTTGTAGCACTCACAAAAGAACAACACGCGGCAGCTGGAGTCGCTTAAAAAATTTAAATTTTTGGAGAAACCATGTACTACGTTGCTGAAGTTGACAAGGACATATGTTCGTCAAAGAACTGTTCTCTTTGCACGACCTACTGTCCTGAAGCTAATTGCATTAATTACAGTGAAGCCGACAAATCGGCTTATGTTTCCGTCGACCGCTGTAAGGCGTGCGAGATTTGCGTTTATATCTGCGATGAAATCGCCAAGAACAATGCCATAAAAATGAAGTGGATTGATGACCTGGATGAAGGTTTTGTTATCAAGAAAACCGGCCTTGTCATACGATAATTTCACTACTTTTCAAAAAGGTATTTGAGCCTTAATGCTCAAATACCTTTTTTTTTGTCATATCAACATAACTCCAAAGGACATCTCTAAATGGAAAGAACCCTGGCAATTATCAAACCCGATGGGGTTTACCGAAATCTGATAGGAAAAATCACCGAACGCATCGAATCCAATGAGTTCCGGGTGGTCGCCATGAAGCGTGCCCTCTTGCCCAAACCGGTTGCGGCAAGATTCTATTATGTGCATAAAGACCGGCCTTTTTACGATAGCTTGTGCACCTTCATGAGTTCAGGTCCCGTGGTTTTACTGGTTTTGGAGCATGACAATGCAATTTTAGGATGGAGAGAGCTCATGGGAGCCACCAACCCAGCCGAAGCCTCCGACGGAACGATCCGCAAAGACTTTGGGCTCAGTTTGGAAGAAAATTCAGTCCACGGATCGGACTCCCCGGAAAATGCCGCCTTTGAAATCCCGTTCTTCTTCAGTCAGACTGAAATTTTACCATAGATATCAATGAGTTAGAATATTTTATCAAAAACGGGGAATCTTCTTCCAGCCCACACCCATCCAAATAGTATGAAAAGAATACTTCTCTTATTGGCTTTGTTCATTTTACTTGGCGGGAACCCCGCCACCGCCGGATCGGGCTACGAATACCAGCTCTACAAAAACAGCGAGGACTTTGGTATTGTAGTATTTCCAAAGGAGAAGATTTTTGGCGATCTGAACGAATATATCGAATCCATTATTTTCAAAAAAGTCGAATCGGGTAAAGCGGTCATGCGGTCTGGCTCGAAGGGTGAAAATGAAACCTTCATGATGCCCCTGGAAACACAAAAAAAGCATGCCATTGAAAAGTTTCTGGTCATCCAGGTATTGTCGCAATACGAAGTGATGATCGGAGTTTATGATCCTGAATGGGGCCTCACACTGCCTTCGGCGATTTTCGGCATGGAAGAAGTGAAAAAAAATATCCCCAAGACTCTGGATGTTTTCCGGGGAGACAACCCCAGAAAGGAAATTCTTTGGAGGGGAAGCTCTCAGTCCACTGCAGAAAACCCTGTTTATTTTTGAAAAGAGAATTCTAAAAGCATCAAATAAATACCATTTTACGGGAGGTGATTTTCCCAATGCCTGTTTATGAGTACCAATGCGAAAAATGCAAAAAGGCGTTTGAATTTTTGCAAAAAGTGAGCGACGAACCCATCACCAAGTGCGAAGAATGCGGAGGCCCGCTGCAAAAATGTTTTAACCAAATGAACTTTCATCTCTACGGGCCCGGATTTTATTCAACCGATAACAAAAGGAAGTATTTAAAATAAGCCACCTCCCCCATCCTTCAATATTTTTCTATGATATACATTACAAGACGGCTGGAGTTCTGTGCCAGCCACCGCCTTTTCAATCCCAAATTTTCCGACAAAGAAAATGAAGAAATATTCGGGCTGTGCAACAACCCGAATGGGCATGGCCACAACTATGTTTTGGAAGTGACGGTCAAAGGAGAGATAGACCCTGAAACTGGAATGGTGCTGGATCTAAAAACCCTGAAAAAACTGATCAACCGGGAAATTGTTGAAAAGGTGGACCACAAAAATTTCAACATGGATGTCGATTTTATGGATGGGGTGATCCCCACCGCTGAGAATATCGCCATCAAATTCTGGGATATTTTGGAGCCAAAAATTGATCACGGCACCCTCCACGAACTGAAGCTTTATGAATCCGAACGCAACTATGTCGTCTACCACGGGAGTTGATGTGCAAGATCTGATCACAAAATTGCTGGTTGATTTAGGAGAGAACCCTTCGCGGGAAGGACTGAAAAACACGCCTGAAAGAGTCGAAAAGTCGCTGAAGTTTCTGACCAGCGGGTATGCGACCAACGTCGATGAGTTGGTGAATGGCGCCCTTTACCATGAAGATTACGACGAAATGGTCATCATTAAAGAGATCGACTTATTCAGCCTGTGCGAACATCACATGCTGCCGTTTTTGGGGAAGTGCCACGTTGCCTACCTTCCCAAAGGCAAAGTCATCGGATTGAGCAAAGTTCCCCGCATCGTAGACACTTTCAGCCGAAGGCTTCAGGTACAGGAGCGCTTGACCAACCAGATCGCGGAAAGCCTCAACAATATTTTACAACCCAAGGGCGTGGGAGTGGTCATTGAAGCCCTGCATCTTTGCATGGCCATGCGTGGCGTGGAAAAACAAAGATCCTTCACCACCACCAGTTCCATGCTCGGCAGTTTTAAATCCGACGCCAGAACCCGGGGTGAATTTTTGAGCCTGATTCAGCCACAGGGGACGCGTTCTTAACCTCGGAACTAACCTGACACCCACTAAAATAGGTAGAAAAACTTCGCTTGGACTCCACCACCAAAGAAATAATAATCGAAAATAACGATTTGATTCCCGATATTTTCGGAACCCACGACATCAATCTCAAACTGATCGAGAAGAAATTTGACGTCCGCATCACCACTCGGGGAAACCAGGTCAAAGTGACGGGGTCCCCCGATGCCACGGAAACAGTCAACCGTCTGCTGGTTCAACTGCAGAAATTATTCGAAGAAAAAACACCACCGCAAAATGGCGACATCAAATTCGCCATCCGCCTGATCGCCGACAATCCAAAGGTGGAATTAAAATCCGTCTTTTCCGAACGCGTGGTTCTGTCGCCGGGGCGGGGCTTTGTCTCACCCAAAGGACCGGCTCAAAGCCAGTTCATAAAAACCGGAAAACAAAAAGACATTATTTTCGCCATCGGACCTGCGGGCACAGGAAAAACTTATCTGGCAGTGGCCCTTGCGGTGGAAGGTCTTCTTAAAAACCGCTTCAAGAAAATCGTTTTGGTGCGTCCTGCCGTTGAAGCCGGAGAGAAACTGGGGTTTTTGCCGGGGGACATCTCCGATAAAATCCACCCCTATCTGATGCCGCTATACGATGCCTTGAACGACATGATGGAATCCAATCAGGTTTGGCAGATGATTGAGGACGGAATCATCGAGATTGCGCCCTTGGCCTATATGCGCGGGCGAACCCTCAACGATGCGTTCATCATCCTCGATGAAGCGCAAAATTCCACACGCGAACAAATGAAAATGTTTCTGACCCGTTTGGGGTTCCGGTCCAAAATGGTAGTGACCGGAGACGTCACGCAAATCGATCTGGCACGTTCCAGCGACTCCGGTCTGATTCATGTGGAAA from Nitrospinaceae bacterium includes these protein-coding regions:
- a CDS encoding pyridoxamine 5'-phosphate oxidase, encoding MVSEQMSKLDETLLEFIKNQHLFFVATAGRDGRVNISPKGMDSLRVIGPKKIIWLNYTGSGNETAAHVLECQRMTLMFCAFEGKPQVLRVYGKATAIHPRDAEWEASISLFQAVPGARQIFSLEIESLATSCGFSVPLYEFVGERDVLVQWAEKKGEEGIKKYWQDKNQKSIDGKPTGIFG
- the folE gene encoding GTP cyclohydrolase 1 gives rise to the protein MQDLITKLLVDLGENPSREGLKNTPERVEKSLKFLTSGYATNVDELVNGALYHEDYDEMVIIKEIDLFSLCEHHMLPFLGKCHVAYLPKGKVIGLSKVPRIVDTFSRRLQVQERLTNQIAESLNNILQPKGVGVVIEALHLCMAMRGVEKQRSFTTTSSMLGSFKSDARTRGEFLSLIQPQGTRS
- the forA2 gene encoding ferredoxin oxidoreductase; its protein translation is MSNMNAQAEGKPADWVPAGDKQKIVSAEEMFFKLPRETHFITGSEAARESIRRANVDIAISYPITPQSETMQQAGYLYDEGYIKEYYRGEEEIGVMSAISGASRAGVRCLTATAGPGLMRGMEAISSWPGARVPLVLMDMCRVINTPLAIQPDNIEMSFLINTGILLLHAENQQDFYDYPLAAFMVSEEVDVTLPAVVSVDGFFVTHARGQVSMTPEEYKLPPRDGWRAAIPAMDNENPPARLSRDAPIQKSNFISYHMHSSWQQEVFAAVERSAKYFRKYLNGLVEVVNPGAEDFIIASGAAASQAREAVRQEGEKGRKVGLVKIKSIRPFPHAELVEAVKDAKRILIPEFNQAGWMHKEVCATLYGRCKAIISAGPRVYGGMTMPTEMILEWLEKTRKDNP
- a CDS encoding 6-carboxy-5,6,7,8-tetrahydropterin synthase codes for the protein MIYITRRLEFCASHRLFNPKFSDKENEEIFGLCNNPNGHGHNYVLEVTVKGEIDPETGMVLDLKTLKKLINREIVEKVDHKNFNMDVDFMDGVIPTAENIAIKFWDILEPKIDHGTLHELKLYESERNYVVYHGS
- the sucD gene encoding succinate--CoA ligase [ADP-forming] subunit alpha, whose amino-acid sequence is MSILVDENTRLITQGITGREGQFHSEQCMKYGTSVVGGVTPGKGGQTVLDKVPVFNTVKDARQKTKANATMIFVPPAFAADAILEAADAGIELIICIAEGIPTSDMIEVHRYLQNSDSRLVGPNCPGVISPGKAKIGIMPAHIHKKGNVGIISRSGTLTYECVGQLTALGIGQSTCVGIGGDPIIGTTFIDALALFNKDRGTKAICMIGEIGGSAEDEAAYFIKKNVKKPVVGFIAGQTAPPGRRMGHAGAIISGGQGTAEEKMKIMKKCGIKVVKSPADLGKTIQKVL
- the forG2 gene encoding ferredoxin oxidoreductase, which produces MSVKRYNVRMAGIGGQGVVTASHIISNGVVISGGHSSLVPFFGSEKRNAPVESYVRISSDVIYEIGEIIFPNVIMIFHPSVITLGKSYTMPFYTGLKKDGIIIINSRTPIPFSKDEQKEMDDMEAKLYYLPATEIANDVAKTELATNMAMCGAIAAVFGMPDLGSLAASVKDRFIGKGIVVSGGTAALDSAIEKKFAKKQKLLEANMKTLEASYKYMMDKGWAHPDAKFVALTKEQHAAAGVA
- the ndk gene encoding nucleoside diphosphate kinase, whose amino-acid sequence is MERTLAIIKPDGVYRNLIGKITERIESNEFRVVAMKRALLPKPVAARFYYVHKDRPFYDSLCTFMSSGPVVLLVLEHDNAILGWRELMGATNPAEASDGTIRKDFGLSLEENSVHGSDSPENAAFEIPFFFSQTEILP
- the forB2 gene encoding ferredoxin oxidoreductase is translated as MSFETLRPSPALKEFLPIEYKDLVENGPYGKNKKVTDMGKFKEVLEEHPMCAGCAMTLFIRLMYIGMPNPEHTIVVGTAGCGRLALSQASVPFIYGNYGDTNAVASGLKRGLEIRFPNQFKDIVVCAGDGGLVDIGFQGLMHSWFRHEKFATVLLDNEVYGNTGGQESGMTNQGKVLKMAPRGKKDEKMDVIGLAKVAKLDYIARLAPTNPARVARTIRRSILIAREFGATYVQAYTSCNIEYSIPTPDVMKDAFEIEKDRYGFEEIISDRAKEYLKEIEGKDKKKKAKK
- the forD1 gene encoding ferredoxin oxidoreductase 1 subunit ForD produces the protein MYYVAEVDKDICSSKNCSLCTTYCPEANCINYSEADKSAYVSVDRCKACEICVYICDEIAKNNAIKMKWIDDLDEGFVIKKTGLVIR
- a CDS encoding phosphate starvation protein PhoH codes for the protein MDSTTKEIIIENNDLIPDIFGTHDINLKLIEKKFDVRITTRGNQVKVTGSPDATETVNRLLVQLQKLFEEKTPPQNGDIKFAIRLIADNPKVELKSVFSERVVLSPGRGFVSPKGPAQSQFIKTGKQKDIIFAIGPAGTGKTYLAVALAVEGLLKNRFKKIVLVRPAVEAGEKLGFLPGDISDKIHPYLMPLYDALNDMMESNQVWQMIEDGIIEIAPLAYMRGRTLNDAFIILDEAQNSTREQMKMFLTRLGFRSKMVVTGDVTQIDLARSSDSGLIHVEKLLQDVEGIQFIYFTEKDVVRHELVKKIITAYDKNGGG